Within Pseudomonas tructae, the genomic segment GCCTGCCGGTGCTGCGCCGCGACAAGGTGCATGGCGCCCTGTACGACCCCAGTGCCAGCGACATCGACACCGACGCCCTGCACCAGGGCTACCTGCGTGGCATTCGTCGCCAGCAGGGTGAAGTGCACAGCAATTGCGAAGTACAGCAACTAAGCCGCGCCGCCGACGGCCTCTGGCAGGTGCAAACCAGCTGTGGCACGTTCACAGCCCCGGTGCTGATAAACGCCGCCGGGGCCTGGGCCGACCAGATCGGTGTACTGGCCGGTGCTCAGCCGCTGGGCCTGCAGCCAAAACGTCGCGCGGCGTTCATCTTCGCCGGCCCAGAAGGCGTCGACAGTCATGCCTGGCCCATGCTGGTCAGCCTCGACGAGTCGTTCTACATGAAGCCCGACGCCGGCATGCTGCTCGGCTCACCGGCCAATGCCGACCCAGTCGAGCCCCATGACGTGCAAGCCGAAGAACTGGACATTGCCATGGGCATCTACCAGATCGAAGAAGCCACCACCCTGAGCATTCGCCGACCGACCCGCACCTGGGCCGGGTTGCGCAGCTTCGTTGCTGATGGCGACCTGGTAGCCGGCTTCGACCCGCAGGTGCCGGGGCTGTTCTGGGTTGCCGCGCAAGGCGGCTACGGCATCCAGACTTCGCCGGCCATGGGTCAGGCGAGCGCCGCCCTGGTCCGTGGCCAGGACCTGCCCGAAGCGCTCAAGAGCTTTGGCCTGAATGCCGCAATGCTGTCGCCGCGCCGCT encodes:
- a CDS encoding NAD(P)/FAD-dependent oxidoreductase, which codes for MHHADFIIIGAGIAGASTGFWLAGHGRVLLLEREAQPGYHSTGRSAALYTAAYGTPQVRALTLASRAFFDQPPAGFAEHPLLSPRGEMTVDLNGDPEELQRQYQSAKACVPEVELLSAEQACARLPVLRRDKVHGALYDPSASDIDTDALHQGYLRGIRRQQGEVHSNCEVQQLSRAADGLWQVQTSCGTFTAPVLINAAGAWADQIGVLAGAQPLGLQPKRRAAFIFAGPEGVDSHAWPMLVSLDESFYMKPDAGMLLGSPANADPVEPHDVQAEELDIAMGIYQIEEATTLSIRRPTRTWAGLRSFVADGDLVAGFDPQVPGLFWVAAQGGYGIQTSPAMGQASAALVRGQDLPEALKSFGLNAAMLSPRRLQG